A region from the Pelobates fuscus isolate aPelFus1 chromosome 1, aPelFus1.pri, whole genome shotgun sequence genome encodes:
- the NRAS gene encoding GTPase NRas, translated as MTEYKLVVVGAGGVGKSALTIQLIQNHFVDEYDPTIEDSYRKQVVIDGETCLLDILDTAGQEEYSAMRDQYMRTGEGFLCVFAINNSKSFADISIYREQIKRVKDSDDVPMVLVGNKCDLPTRTVDTKQAQELARSYGIPFIETSAKTRQGVEDAFYTLVREIHQYRMKKLDSSEDSNQGCIRMPCSLM; from the exons ATGACGGAATACAAACTAGTGGTGGTGGGAGCCGGTGGTGTTGGAAAGAGTGCCTTAACAATTCAGCTGATACAGAACCACTTTGTTGACGAATATGATCCAACTATAGAG GATTCCTACAGGAAACAGGTCGTGATTGACGGCGAAACATGCTTGCTGGACATCTTAGATACTGCAGGTCAAGAGGAGTACAGTGCCATGCGTGACCAGTACATGAGGACTGGAGAAGGCTTCTTGTGTGTGTTTGCCATCAACAACAGCAAATCATTTGCAGACATTAGCATATACAG AGAGCAAATAAAGCGTGTGAAAGACTCGGACGATGTCCCCATGGTACTTGTTGGTAACAAATGTGACCTTCCAACAAGAACAGTAGACACCAAACAGGCTCAGGAGCTTGCCAGAAGCTATGGCATCCCATTCATTGAGACCTCTGCAAAAACAAGACAG GGTGTTGAGGATGCTTTCTACACATTGGTTCGAGAAATCCATCAATACAGAATGAAAAAACTGGACAGCAGTGAAGACAGCAACCAGGGCTGTATCAGAATGCCCTGCAGTCTAATGTAG